Proteins encoded within one genomic window of Burkholderiaceae bacterium:
- a CDS encoding Transcriptional regulator, LysR family, with product MHVTNLDLNLLRLFDAIYRQRNVSRAAEALGLTQPAASQGLTRLRLALGDPLFMRAAGGVQPTPRAVRLADAVGSALGMLEQALSESAPFDPRQARRTFRIHMSDIGEGRFLPPLMAVLRERAPGVRLETLPLPRDQIARALDSGRIDFAFGFLPMVQDAERAELLRDRYIVLLREGHPFTKRRRRAAALLDDLQQLDFAAVRTHADTLRILHVLRLEGRLRLTTEHFTVLPAIVRATDLAGVMPRNIAEGFAQEGGYAIIEPPLPLRDFSVSLHWSRRQQADPGNRWLRQLVVDLFTAG from the coding sequence ATGCATGTTACGAACCTCGATCTGAATCTGCTCCGGCTGTTCGACGCGATCTATCGCCAGCGCAACGTGAGCCGCGCGGCCGAGGCGCTGGGCCTGACGCAGCCGGCGGCGAGCCAGGGTCTGACCCGGCTGCGCCTCGCCTTGGGCGATCCGCTGTTCATGCGAGCGGCCGGAGGCGTTCAGCCGACCCCGCGCGCGGTGCGCCTCGCGGACGCGGTCGGCAGCGCGCTGGGCATGCTGGAGCAGGCGCTGTCGGAGTCAGCGCCGTTCGATCCGCGTCAGGCGCGCCGCACCTTTCGCATCCACATGAGCGACATCGGCGAGGGCCGGTTCCTGCCGCCGCTGATGGCGGTGCTGCGCGAACGGGCGCCGGGCGTGCGTCTGGAGACCTTGCCGCTGCCGCGCGACCAGATCGCCCGCGCGCTCGACAGCGGGCGCATCGACTTCGCGTTCGGCTTTCTGCCGATGGTGCAGGACGCGGAGCGCGCCGAGCTGCTGCGCGACCGCTACATCGTGCTGCTGCGCGAAGGCCACCCGTTCACGAAGCGCAGGCGCCGCGCCGCAGCGCTGCTGGACGACCTGCAGCAACTGGATTTCGCCGCGGTGCGCACCCATGCGGACACCTTGCGCATCCTGCACGTGCTGCGTCTGGAGGGGCGGCTGCGGCTGACGACCGAGCATTTCACCGTGCTGCCGGCGATCGTGCGAGCGACCGACCTGGCCGGGGTGATGCCGCGCAACATCGCGGAAGGCTTCGCGCAAGAGGGCGGCTACGCGATCATCGAGCCGCCGCTGCCGCTGCGCGACTTCAGCGTGTCACTGCACTGGAGCCGGCGCCAGCAGGCCGACCCGGGCAACCGCTGGCTGCGTCAACTCGTCGTCGATCTGTTCACGGCGGGTTGA
- a CDS encoding TRAP dicarboxylate transporter+ DctQ subunit, giving the protein MKRDFMDRIIDTIEWLAALFIGIVALDIFVSVVLRKFFDTSIPDSYDFGKLLLGTLIFWGIAATSYRGTHITVDLVWSSASARGKRYIDVFATLVLLFVVAVHTYAIFDKVRATYHDHVQTFDLNLPVWPLYALAWVGDACAVLLIAIRTWQLVFRPERLAELERGREAERA; this is encoded by the coding sequence ATGAAGCGCGACTTCATGGACCGCATCATCGACACCATCGAGTGGCTAGCGGCGCTGTTTATCGGCATCGTCGCGCTCGATATCTTTGTGTCCGTGGTGCTGCGCAAGTTCTTCGACACCTCGATCCCGGACAGCTACGACTTCGGCAAACTCTTGTTGGGCACGCTGATCTTCTGGGGCATTGCCGCCACCAGCTACCGCGGCACCCACATTACCGTCGATCTGGTGTGGAGCAGCGCGAGCGCGCGCGGCAAGCGCTATATCGACGTGTTTGCAACGCTGGTACTGCTTTTTGTCGTGGCCGTGCATACCTATGCCATTTTTGACAAGGTGCGCGCGACCTACCACGACCATGTGCAGACCTTCGATCTGAACCTCCCCGTGTGGCCGCTGTATGCGCTGGCCTGGGTGGGTGATGCTTGCGCCGTGCTGCTGATCGCGATACGCACCTGGCAATTGGTCTTCCGGCCGGAGCGGCTCGCCGAACTGGAGCGTGGTCGGGAAGCCGAACGGGCATGA
- a CDS encoding TRAP transporter solute receptor encodes MHKALSALSANLLLACGVALALGSAPAQAQDKPVQLKLSSWVPPQHPLNPALIAWAADITKESGGSITATLYPSEQLGKAFDHYDMARDGIADFAYVNPGYQPGRFPIMAGAGLPFLFSNAKGGSAAIDAWYRPYAAKEMKDVHFCFAFVHDPGTFHSHKKIVWPTDIKDMKIRPATSTIGQLVTSLGGTNVQASAPAARDALARGVADAITFPWGSIVLFGIDKVVNYHMDVPLYTTPFVWVMNKDKYNAMSPAQKKVIDDHCTTAWAEKVASPWADFERAGQAKIAAEPGHEIYKLTPEQLAAWHKAVAPVEAEWAKTVRKDGYDPKVVMDSLKKELVKYGAGQ; translated from the coding sequence ATGCACAAAGCCCTGTCTGCGCTGTCCGCGAACCTGTTGCTCGCCTGCGGCGTCGCGCTCGCGCTTGGATCCGCCCCTGCGCAGGCGCAGGACAAGCCCGTGCAGCTGAAGCTGTCGAGCTGGGTGCCTCCGCAGCATCCGCTGAACCCTGCGCTGATCGCGTGGGCCGCCGACATCACGAAGGAATCGGGCGGCAGCATCACCGCAACGCTGTATCCGTCCGAACAACTCGGCAAGGCCTTCGACCACTACGACATGGCGCGCGACGGCATCGCGGACTTTGCCTATGTCAACCCGGGCTACCAGCCAGGACGTTTTCCAATCATGGCCGGCGCCGGACTGCCCTTCCTGTTCTCCAACGCCAAGGGAGGCTCTGCCGCCATAGACGCCTGGTACCGCCCCTACGCGGCGAAGGAAATGAAGGACGTGCATTTCTGCTTCGCGTTCGTGCATGACCCGGGCACCTTCCATTCGCACAAGAAGATTGTGTGGCCCACCGACATCAAGGACATGAAAATCCGTCCGGCCACCAGCACGATCGGACAGCTCGTCACATCCTTGGGTGGCACCAACGTGCAGGCCTCGGCGCCGGCTGCGCGCGATGCGCTGGCACGCGGCGTGGCCGACGCCATCACCTTCCCATGGGGTTCCATCGTGCTGTTCGGCATCGACAAGGTGGTGAACTACCACATGGACGTGCCGCTGTACACCACGCCGTTCGTCTGGGTGATGAACAAGGACAAGTACAACGCGATGTCGCCGGCGCAAAAGAAGGTGATCGACGACCACTGCACCACTGCATGGGCCGAGAAGGTTGCGTCCCCCTGGGCGGACTTCGAGCGCGCTGGACAGGCCAAGATCGCGGCCGAGCCGGGACACGAGATCTACAAACTGACGCCGGAGCAACTCGCCGCATGGCACAAGGCGGTCGCTCCGGTCGAAGCCGAGTGGGCCAAGACGGTACGCAAGGACGGCTACGATCCCAAGGTGGTCATGGACTCGCTGAAGAAAGAGCTGGTCAAGTACGGAGCCGGACAATAA
- a CDS encoding TRAP dicarboxylate transporter+ DctM subunit gives MSNDMVALVGFAVLFLLMLARVPVGMAMGLVGVTGYSYIVGGGPALKLVSLTSMRTVTDYTFGVIPMFMLMGAFVSASGLSKEIFRAADAFIGHLRGGLGIATIVACGGFAAICGSSVATAATFSVVAYPEMRRFRYPQSFSAGVIAAGGTLGAMLPPSTVLVVYAILTEQDIGKLFMAGILPGLLAMAMYVVTVNLIVKFKPDLLPAGELRPWAERAKAFKTVWAPVALFIFVIGGLYGGFFTPTEAGGVGASGAYLLGVFRGKLDRKKTREALLQATRTTAAVFTVLIGALLFGYFLTITQAPQRLTEFLTGLGIGRYGVLALMMVTFLILGSLMDAMAMIILTVPIVFPVITAMGFDPIWFGIIIVMTVELGLIHPPVGMNVFVIKSVVKEVSFSTIFKGVLPFIVTDILRLVILISFPIIALWLPSRM, from the coding sequence ATGAGCAACGACATGGTCGCCCTCGTTGGCTTCGCGGTGCTGTTTTTGCTGATGCTGGCGCGCGTGCCGGTCGGCATGGCGATGGGTCTGGTGGGCGTGACCGGCTACAGCTATATCGTGGGCGGCGGACCGGCCTTGAAGCTGGTTAGCCTGACATCGATGCGCACCGTCACCGACTACACCTTCGGCGTGATTCCGATGTTCATGCTGATGGGCGCGTTCGTGTCCGCGTCGGGCCTGTCGAAAGAGATATTCCGCGCGGCAGACGCCTTCATCGGCCACTTGCGCGGCGGCCTGGGGATCGCCACCATCGTCGCTTGCGGCGGTTTCGCGGCGATTTGCGGCTCGTCGGTGGCTACCGCCGCCACCTTCTCGGTCGTCGCGTACCCGGAAATGCGCCGCTTTCGCTACCCGCAGTCGTTTTCGGCCGGCGTGATCGCCGCGGGAGGCACGCTCGGCGCGATGCTGCCGCCGTCCACCGTGCTGGTCGTCTACGCGATCCTGACCGAGCAGGACATCGGCAAGCTCTTCATGGCGGGCATCCTGCCCGGCCTGCTGGCCATGGCGATGTATGTCGTCACGGTCAATCTCATCGTCAAGTTCAAGCCGGACCTGCTGCCCGCGGGCGAACTCAGACCCTGGGCCGAACGTGCCAAGGCGTTCAAGACCGTGTGGGCGCCGGTGGCCCTGTTCATCTTCGTCATCGGCGGCCTGTACGGCGGTTTCTTCACGCCGACCGAAGCGGGCGGCGTGGGCGCCAGCGGCGCCTATCTGCTCGGGGTATTCCGCGGCAAGCTGGATCGCAAAAAGACGCGCGAAGCGCTGCTGCAAGCCACGCGCACCACGGCAGCGGTGTTCACGGTGCTGATCGGCGCGCTGCTGTTCGGGTACTTTCTCACCATCACGCAGGCGCCGCAGAGGCTCACCGAATTCCTCACCGGCCTAGGGATCGGCCGTTATGGCGTGCTGGCGCTGATGATGGTCACGTTCCTGATTCTCGGCAGCCTGATGGACGCGATGGCGATGATCATCCTCACGGTTCCCATCGTCTTTCCGGTCATCACCGCGATGGGGTTCGATCCGATCTGGTTCGGCATCATCATCGTGATGACGGTGGAGCTGGGCCTGATTCACCCGCCGGTGGGCATGAACGTGTTCGTGATCAAGAGCGTCGTCAAGGAAGTGAGCTTCAGCACGATCTTCAAGGGCGTGCTGCCGTTCATCGTCACCGACATCCTGCGCCTCGTCATCCTGATCTCGTTCCCGATCATCGCGCTATGGCTGCCGAGCCGGATGTGA
- a CDS encoding Xanthine dehydrogenase, molybdenum binding subunit: MNKPIAPGLLQPAQAFAHYLENAAARFDDQAEASAQRAGVRVGISRPHESAHLHVAGEATYTDDIVERAGTLHAALGLAPVANGRLKAIDVERLRALPGVVAVLTAADIPGVNDCGSIIHDDPILCEITRHDDGSSWGEIRYLGQPVFAVLAETRDAARRAAARARDVLTVEAEPPVLTPQQAHAREQYVLPPMHLVRATHEGGAQAAIARAPRRLKATFDLGGQEQFYLEGQISYAIPKEDGGMHVYCSTQHPSEMQHLVAHALHLRAHQVQVECRRMGGGFGGKESQSALFACVAAVAANRLQRPVKLRLDRDDDFLITGRRHGFWFEYEVGYDDEGRILGAEITMVSHAGHSADLSGPVMTRALCHFDNAYWLPDVAMHGYSGKTNTQSNTAFRGFGGPQGAIAVENIIDSIARDLGRDPLDVRRINFYGRGERNVTPYLQPVTDNVIHELVGQLEVSSDYRARREAITAFNAQSPVLKRGLALAPVKFGISFNVAHFNQAGALVHVYSDGSILVNHGGTEMGQGLNTKVAQVVAHELGVSFAMVRATATDTEKVANTSATAASTGADLNGKAAQDAARQIRDRLAACMAAHHGGRPEDVVFANDKVTVNGKTLPFSAVVAQGYVDRVQLWSDGFYATPGLHWDKDKMQGHPFYYFAYGAAVSEVVVDTLTGEWKLLRADVLHDVGRSLNPAVDIGQVEGAFIQGMGWLTMEELVWHPKSGLLTTHAPSTYKIPTANDCPPVFNVRLFEGDNVEDSIHRSKAVGEPPLLLPFSVFFAIRDAVSAVGGHRVDPPLRAPATSEAILDAIAAVSAQR; this comes from the coding sequence ATGAACAAGCCGATCGCCCCGGGCCTGCTGCAGCCGGCGCAGGCATTCGCTCACTACCTGGAAAACGCGGCAGCGCGTTTCGACGACCAAGCCGAGGCCAGCGCGCAGCGCGCCGGCGTGCGCGTCGGCATCAGCCGGCCGCACGAGTCGGCGCATTTGCACGTGGCCGGCGAGGCGACCTACACCGATGACATCGTCGAGCGCGCCGGCACGCTGCATGCCGCGCTCGGGCTGGCGCCGGTCGCGAACGGCCGGCTGAAGGCAATCGATGTCGAACGCCTTCGGGCGCTGCCCGGCGTGGTCGCGGTGCTGACCGCGGCCGACATTCCCGGTGTCAACGACTGCGGCTCGATCATCCACGACGATCCGATCCTGTGCGAGATCACGCGGCATGACGACGGCAGTTCCTGGGGCGAGATCCGTTACCTGGGTCAGCCGGTGTTCGCCGTGCTCGCCGAGACCCGGGACGCGGCCCGGCGCGCCGCCGCGCGTGCGCGCGATGTGCTCACCGTCGAAGCGGAGCCACCGGTGCTGACGCCGCAGCAGGCCCATGCGCGCGAACAGTACGTGCTGCCGCCGATGCATTTGGTGCGCGCGACGCATGAGGGCGGCGCGCAGGCCGCGATCGCCCGCGCGCCGCGCCGCCTGAAGGCGACCTTCGATCTCGGAGGGCAGGAGCAGTTCTACCTGGAAGGGCAGATCAGCTACGCGATCCCGAAGGAAGACGGCGGCATGCATGTGTACTGCTCGACCCAGCATCCGAGCGAGATGCAACATCTGGTCGCGCATGCGCTGCACCTGCGCGCGCACCAGGTCCAGGTCGAATGCCGGCGCATGGGCGGCGGCTTCGGCGGCAAGGAGTCGCAATCGGCGCTGTTCGCCTGCGTCGCGGCGGTCGCGGCGAACCGGCTGCAACGCCCGGTGAAGCTGCGGCTCGACCGCGACGATGACTTCCTGATCACCGGTCGGCGCCACGGCTTCTGGTTCGAATACGAGGTCGGCTACGACGACGAGGGCCGCATTCTCGGCGCCGAGATCACGATGGTCTCGCACGCCGGCCACTCGGCCGATCTGTCCGGGCCGGTGATGACGCGCGCGCTGTGCCATTTCGACAATGCGTACTGGCTGCCGGACGTCGCGATGCACGGCTATTCGGGCAAGACCAACACCCAGAGCAACACCGCGTTTCGCGGCTTCGGCGGCCCGCAGGGCGCGATCGCGGTCGAGAACATCATCGACTCGATCGCGCGCGACCTCGGGCGCGACCCGCTCGACGTGCGCCGGATCAACTTCTACGGACGTGGCGAGCGCAACGTCACGCCGTACCTGCAGCCGGTCACCGACAACGTCATCCATGAGCTGGTGGGCCAGCTCGAGGTGAGCAGCGACTACCGCGCGCGCCGCGAGGCGATCACGGCGTTCAACGCGCAAAGCCCGGTGCTCAAGCGTGGCCTCGCGCTGGCGCCGGTGAAGTTCGGCATCAGCTTCAACGTCGCGCATTTCAACCAGGCCGGCGCGCTGGTGCATGTGTACAGCGACGGCTCGATCCTGGTGAACCATGGCGGCACCGAAATGGGCCAGGGCCTGAACACCAAGGTCGCCCAGGTGGTCGCGCACGAGCTCGGCGTCAGCTTCGCCATGGTTCGCGCCACCGCGACCGACACCGAGAAGGTCGCGAACACCTCGGCCACCGCCGCGTCCACCGGCGCCGATCTGAACGGCAAGGCGGCGCAGGACGCGGCGCGCCAGATCCGCGACCGACTCGCGGCCTGCATGGCGGCGCATCACGGCGGCCGGCCCGAGGATGTCGTGTTCGCGAACGACAAGGTCACGGTCAACGGCAAGACGCTGCCGTTCTCGGCGGTGGTCGCGCAGGGCTATGTCGACCGCGTGCAGCTCTGGTCGGACGGGTTCTACGCGACGCCCGGACTGCACTGGGACAAGGACAAGATGCAGGGCCATCCGTTCTATTACTTCGCCTACGGCGCCGCGGTCAGCGAGGTCGTGGTCGATACGCTGACCGGTGAATGGAAGCTGTTGCGCGCCGATGTGCTGCACGACGTGGGCCGCTCGCTGAACCCGGCGGTCGACATCGGCCAGGTCGAGGGCGCGTTCATCCAGGGCATGGGCTGGCTCACGATGGAGGAGCTGGTCTGGCACCCAAAGAGCGGGCTGCTGACCACGCACGCGCCGAGCACCTACAAGATCCCGACCGCGAACGACTGCCCGCCGGTGTTCAACGTGCGCCTGTTCGAAGGCGACAACGTCGAGGACTCGATCCACCGTAGCAAGGCGGTCGGCGAGCCGCCGCTGCTGCTGCCGTTCTCGGTGTTCTTCGCGATCCGGGACGCGGTCTCGGCGGTCGGCGGGCATCGCGTCGATCCGCCGCTGCGCGCGCCGGCGACGAGCGAGGCCATCCTGGACGCGATCGCGGCCGTTTCGGCCCAGCGCTGA
- a CDS encoding Indolepyruvate oxidoreductase subunit IorB II encodes MSHLLDVMLQAKPHLDEPGVHVETCSYGPPPRRCRAIAGSGLVPVPRDRYESVVYSGKGAEASLRRFARAYDAVRVPRKHVVSITLLLSDSERITHNIHGLEPDLVHRFQAEAHATLALGLQRVRDYQDARCARLYLQRLEQVLTAACGADPEAAPGFATTRETARRIAIWMAFDDIVRVADLKRRTNRWDRVRGRRYATGQAMIERWPPRRGARQRRALATRARGRAVRSIDQGAMAQPTSAARPTCCVRSSIGPQAARRPIRALADRNGQALDGVLAEHGAPARPVKAQPIRRMRRPGQAAAKH; translated from the coding sequence GTGTCGCATCTGCTCGACGTGATGCTGCAGGCCAAGCCGCATCTGGACGAACCGGGCGTTCATGTCGAGACCTGCTCCTACGGGCCTCCGCCACGGCGATGCCGGGCGATCGCCGGCAGCGGCTTGGTCCCGGTCCCGCGCGACCGGTACGAGTCCGTGGTGTACTCCGGCAAGGGTGCCGAGGCAAGCCTGCGCCGCTTCGCCCGCGCGTACGACGCGGTGCGTGTACCGCGCAAGCACGTCGTGTCGATCACCCTGCTGCTATCAGATTCGGAGCGAATCACGCATAACATACATGGGCTTGAGCCCGATTTGGTTCATAGATTCCAGGCTGAAGCGCATGCGACGCTGGCGCTCGGCCTGCAGCGCGTGCGCGACTACCAGGACGCCCGCTGCGCCCGGCTCTACTTGCAGCGGCTCGAGCAGGTGCTGACGGCAGCGTGCGGCGCCGACCCCGAGGCCGCGCCGGGCTTTGCGACCACGCGCGAGACCGCGCGCCGGATTGCGATTTGGATGGCGTTCGACGACATCGTACGCGTCGCCGACCTGAAGCGCCGCACGAACCGCTGGGACCGGGTGCGCGGTAGACGCTACGCCACCGGGCAGGCGATGATCGAGCGCTGGCCCCCCCGGCGTGGCGCACGGCAACGGCGCGCATTGGCGACTCGGGCACGCGGTCGCGCCGTGCGGTCGATTGATCAAGGGGCAATGGCTCAACCAACGAGCGCGGCAAGACCAACTTGCTGCGTGCGCTCGAGCATCGGGCCGCAGGCAGCACGCCGGCCGATTCGCGCGCTGGCTGACAGGAACGGCCAGGCGCTCGATGGCGTGCTCGCCGAACACGGTGCGCCGGCGCGGCCGGTGAAGGCGCAGCCGATCCGCCGCATGCGCAGGCCCGGCCAGGCGGCCGCGAAACACTGA
- a CDS encoding xanthine dehydrogenase small subunit, whose protein sequence is MTTPMQSIRFYHRGHVVDVAGVHPTRTVLDWLREDAQRTGTKEGCNEGDCGACTVVIAELAEPGAADAVGGLRLQTVNACIQFLPTLHGKALFTVEDLKAMSGADGPAKGALHPVQQAMVDCHGSQCGFCTPGFVMSMWSCYEQHQQHGTRPSRQQLADELSGNLCRCTGYRPILDAGQRMFDLPAVRLDTGPVVQALQGLRRQTTFDYAAPLGQRIDHFHAPTTVAELAALCEAKPQARLLAGSTDIGLWVNKQFRDLGDIIYLGDVAELKRIEERKIARGRELYIGAGASLEDAWRALATRFEGLTDVWLRFASPPIRHAGTMGGNVANGSPIGDSAPVLMALDAQVELRRGANARRLALPEFYVDYMKNRLEPGEFVQGLAVPLAVRRRRVRAYKISKRFDCDISAVCGGFSLALDGDKVEEIRLAFGGMAAIVKRAATAEAALVGKPWDQASALRAQAALADDFSPLTDMRASADYRLRVAQNLIQRFWLETRPADALPTEATSVWSAMPHEV, encoded by the coding sequence ATGACGACCCCAATGCAATCCATTCGCTTCTACCATCGCGGCCACGTCGTCGACGTTGCCGGCGTTCATCCCACGCGCACCGTGCTCGACTGGCTGCGCGAGGACGCGCAGCGCACCGGCACCAAGGAAGGCTGCAACGAGGGCGACTGCGGCGCCTGCACCGTGGTGATAGCCGAGCTGGCCGAGCCCGGCGCCGCCGATGCGGTCGGCGGCCTCAGGCTGCAGACCGTCAATGCCTGCATCCAGTTCCTGCCGACACTGCACGGCAAGGCGCTGTTCACGGTCGAGGACCTGAAGGCAATGAGCGGTGCCGACGGGCCGGCCAAGGGCGCGCTGCATCCGGTGCAGCAGGCGATGGTTGATTGCCACGGCTCGCAATGCGGCTTCTGCACCCCCGGATTCGTGATGTCGATGTGGTCCTGCTACGAGCAGCATCAGCAGCATGGCACGCGGCCCTCGCGCCAGCAGTTGGCCGACGAGTTGTCGGGCAACCTGTGCCGCTGCACCGGCTACCGCCCGATCCTGGACGCCGGACAGCGCATGTTCGATCTGCCGGCGGTGCGACTGGACACCGGCCCGGTGGTGCAGGCGCTGCAGGGCCTGCGCCGCCAGACCACCTTCGACTATGCCGCGCCGCTGGGCCAGCGGATCGACCATTTCCATGCGCCGACCACGGTCGCCGAGCTTGCGGCGCTGTGCGAGGCCAAGCCACAGGCACGGCTGCTGGCCGGCTCCACCGACATCGGCCTGTGGGTGAACAAGCAGTTCCGTGACCTGGGTGACATCATCTACCTCGGCGACGTCGCCGAACTCAAGCGCATCGAGGAGCGCAAGATCGCGCGCGGCCGTGAACTCTACATCGGCGCCGGCGCGTCGCTGGAGGATGCCTGGCGTGCGCTGGCGACCCGCTTCGAGGGCCTGACCGACGTGTGGTTGCGTTTTGCGTCGCCGCCGATCCGGCATGCCGGCACGATGGGCGGCAACGTCGCGAACGGCTCGCCGATCGGCGATTCGGCGCCGGTGCTGATGGCGTTGGACGCGCAGGTCGAGTTGCGGCGCGGCGCGAACGCGCGGCGGCTGGCGTTACCTGAGTTCTATGTGGATTACATGAAGAACCGGCTCGAACCCGGCGAGTTCGTCCAGGGTCTGGCCGTGCCGCTGGCGGTGCGCCGGCGCCGGGTGCGCGCCTACAAGATCAGCAAGCGTTTCGACTGCGACATCTCGGCGGTGTGCGGCGGTTTTTCGCTGGCGCTCGACGGCGACAAGGTCGAGGAGATCCGCCTGGCGTTCGGCGGCATGGCGGCGATCGTCAAGCGCGCGGCCACGGCCGAGGCGGCGCTCGTGGGCAAGCCGTGGGACCAGGCCAGCGCGCTGCGCGCCCAGGCCGCGCTGGCCGACGATTTCTCGCCATTGACCGACATGCGCGCAAGCGCGGACTATCGGCTGCGGGTGGCGCAGAATCTGATTCAGCGGTTCTGGCTGGAGACGCGGCCGGCGGACGCGCTGCCGACCGAGGCGACCAGCGTGTGGAGCGCGATGCCGCACGAGGTGTGA
- a CDS encoding Xanthine permease / 2-oxo-4-hydroxy-4-carboxy-5-ureidoimidazoline (OHCU) decarboxylase, with protein MSTATTIPPTGAARPAASRTSKHPVDEVLPLPKLATYGFQHVLAFYAGAVLVPIILAGALGLSNEQLIHLINADLFTCGIASIIQAAGFWKIGVRLPLLQGVTFTAVSPMIAMGMSAGGGVPGLLTIYGSVLCAGLFTFFAAPYFAKLLRFFPPVVTGTLILIIGVALLPVAANDIVHGNNPSVIQQHVALKDLLYAFGTLGLIVLIQRVFTGFMATVAVLVGLVVGTLVAWLLGDANFAGAVTAPVFGYTSPFFFGMPTFNVTAILSMIIVMMITMVETTGDVYATSEIVQKRVGKEDIARAIRADGLATFLGGVLNSFPYTCFAENVGLVRLTQIKSRWVVVAAGVIMIILGSLPKAAALVAAIPHPVLGGAALAMFATVAVVGVQTLSKVDFNDHRNTVIVGTSLGLGVLVTVQPFVASALPKWMEILVGSGITLGALTAIALNIVFNHLGRKADEAVAIHPGHLIGLDRINSMSRAEFDKTFGPLVQNTPWVLERAYAQRPFADTLALRSAFHDALLTSTEAEQVELMNSFGDLCGDDDESDAYALDHMDAGMGILPEEEHNQIRNMASAYRKHFGFPLIICARDVDRYERLIANGWQRMANAPRVERAAGIIEIAKIANYRFDDLVANANPIAAAHSERFRQVAAHGGAAA; from the coding sequence ATGAGCACCGCCACCACCATCCCGCCGACCGGCGCCGCCCGGCCGGCGGCATCCCGAACCTCCAAGCACCCGGTCGACGAGGTGCTGCCGCTGCCCAAGCTCGCCACCTACGGTTTCCAGCACGTGCTGGCGTTCTACGCCGGCGCGGTGCTGGTGCCGATCATCCTGGCCGGCGCCTTGGGCCTCTCCAACGAGCAGCTGATCCACCTGATCAACGCCGACCTGTTCACCTGCGGCATCGCGTCGATCATCCAGGCCGCCGGCTTCTGGAAGATCGGCGTGCGCCTGCCGCTGCTGCAGGGCGTGACCTTCACCGCGGTCAGTCCGATGATCGCGATGGGCATGTCCGCCGGCGGCGGCGTGCCCGGGCTGCTGACCATCTATGGCTCGGTGCTGTGCGCCGGCCTGTTCACCTTCTTCGCGGCGCCGTACTTCGCGAAGCTGCTGCGCTTCTTTCCGCCGGTCGTCACCGGCACGCTGATCCTGATCATCGGCGTGGCACTGCTGCCGGTCGCCGCCAACGACATCGTGCATGGCAACAACCCGAGCGTGATTCAGCAGCATGTCGCGTTGAAGGATCTGTTGTACGCGTTCGGCACGCTGGGCCTGATCGTGCTGATCCAGCGCGTGTTCACCGGCTTCATGGCCACGGTGGCGGTGCTGGTCGGTCTGGTGGTCGGCACGCTGGTGGCCTGGCTGCTCGGCGACGCCAATTTTGCCGGCGCGGTGACCGCGCCGGTGTTCGGCTACACCTCGCCGTTCTTTTTCGGCATGCCCACCTTCAACGTGACCGCGATCCTGTCGATGATCATCGTGATGATGATCACGATGGTCGAGACCACCGGCGACGTCTATGCCACGTCCGAGATCGTGCAAAAGCGCGTCGGCAAGGAGGACATCGCGCGCGCGATCCGCGCCGACGGCCTCGCGACCTTCCTCGGCGGCGTGCTCAATTCGTTTCCGTACACCTGCTTCGCGGAGAACGTCGGGCTGGTGCGCCTCACGCAGATCAAGAGCCGCTGGGTCGTGGTCGCGGCAGGCGTGATCATGATCATCCTCGGTTCGCTGCCAAAGGCGGCCGCGCTGGTCGCCGCGATCCCGCACCCGGTGCTCGGCGGCGCGGCGCTCGCGATGTTCGCGACCGTCGCGGTGGTCGGCGTGCAGACGCTGTCGAAGGTCGACTTCAATGACCATCGCAACACCGTGATCGTCGGCACCAGCCTCGGCCTCGGTGTCCTCGTGACCGTGCAACCGTTCGTCGCGAGCGCGCTGCCGAAGTGGATGGAGATCCTGGTCGGCAGCGGCATCACGCTCGGCGCGCTCACCGCGATCGCGCTCAACATCGTGTTCAACCATCTCGGTCGCAAGGCGGACGAGGCGGTGGCGATCCATCCCGGCCACCTGATCGGCCTTGACCGAATCAACTCAATGTCGCGCGCCGAATTCGACAAGACTTTTGGCCCGCTGGTGCAGAACACGCCGTGGGTGCTGGAGCGCGCCTACGCGCAGCGACCGTTCGCCGACACGCTCGCGCTGCGCTCGGCGTTCCACGACGCGCTGCTGACCAGCACCGAGGCCGAGCAGGTCGAGCTGATGAACTCGTTCGGCGACCTGTGCGGCGACGACGATGAATCCGACGCCTACGCGCTCGACCACATGGACGCCGGCATGGGCATCCTGCCGGAAGAAGAGCACAACCAGATCCGCAACATGGCCAGCGCCTACCGCAAGCACTTCGGCTTCCCGCTGATCATCTGCGCGCGCGACGTCGATCGCTACGAACGCCTGATCGCCAACGGCTGGCAGCGCATGGCGAACGCCCCGCGCGTCGAACGCGCGGCCGGGATCATCGAGATCGCGAAGATCGCCAACTACCGCTTCGACGACCTGGTGGCCAACGCGAACCCGATCGCCGCCGCGCACAGCGAGCGCTTCCGGCAGGTCGCCGCGCACGGAGGCGCCGCGGCCTGA